The following are from one region of the Salminus brasiliensis chromosome 14, fSalBra1.hap2, whole genome shotgun sequence genome:
- the clcnk gene encoding chloride channel K — protein MEQVYVSYPSLDENKQHGAQQASSQSETAQDKLIISNERPWKPWRSARSRIRGCAIRVQNAMLCLAGLEWYCYAALGVLMALMSFSMDLTVAKLLKAHHWLYSCLEGHILLQFLCWTLYPACLCALSTSFSHSICPQSAGSGLPEMRTILSGVQLPDYLSLSNLFAKLVGLICTLSAGSTVFLGKVGPFVHLSNMVGAYLHRLYASACGTKQRRTQGDMLVVASAVGVASCFGAPISGVLFSIEVMGSHYSVRDYCPCFFAAVCGAFTYRLLAVCSGEQETVKALFKTRFPTEIPYQPPEIPFFAFLGLLCGAVSCVYLFSHRCILRFVRANKLISRFMATEKTLYSGIVAFLLALVTFPHSTGSYMASQLTMRQLLSSLLDNAQWNSISHNATLLEESQQSLWQEWSPPGSSVYQTLGCFLLLKLWLLVLACTLPLPAGYFMPVFIYGAALGRFLGEGLAYLFPNGISTETLSVINPGGYALVGAAAFAGAVTHTLSPALCALELTGQSTHVVPILIATLMSNAVSRSKHQPSFYDGISLVKKLPHLPSLIRACPKLSSVQIGPFVAPAGAVLQRGEKVAGVQHVLNNSAESEFPVVDTHESSSLLGTVTREQLQAFLVENQNEVLCKSLEDVCPIKPVKLQLSTGTTVKQAHCVMSVVREQRVFVTEKGKLCGVITWEEMKNMIEALAEEI, from the exons ATGGAGCAGGTTTATGTAAGCTACCCCAGCCTTgatgaaaataaacaacatGGTGCACAGCAAGCCAGCTCACAGTCAGAAACCGCACAGGACAAGTTAATTATCTCTAATGAGCGCCCTTGGAAACCATGGCGGTCTGCCCGATCACGGATCAGAG GCTGTGCCATACGTGTGCAGAATGCTATGCTCTGTCTAGCTGGACTGGAGTGGTACTGTTATGCTGCTTTGGGAGTTCTTATGGCTCTCATGAGTTTCTCAATGGACCTGACTGTGGCCAAGCTCTTGAAAG CCCACCACTGGCTCTACAGCTGTCTGGAGGGTCACATCCTGCTGCAGTTCCTGTGCTGGACGCTGTACCCAGCCTGCCTCTGTGCTCtctcaaccagcttctctcACAGCATCTGCCCCCAGTCTGCAG gTTCAGGTCTGCCTGAAATGAGGACGATTCTGTCAGGTGTACAGCTGCCAGACTACCTGTCTCTGTCTAATCTGTTTGCTAAACTCGTGGGTCTGATCTGTACACTGTCTGCAGGTAGCACTGTGTTCCTTGGAAAAGTG GGTCCATTTGTCCATCTGTCTAACATGGTGGGAGCATACTTGCACCGTCTGTATGCCTCTGCTTGTGGCACAAAACAG AGGAGAACTCAAGGAGACATGCTGGTAGTGGCGTCGGCAGTGGGCGTGGCGAGCTGTTTTGGTGCTCCAATCAGCG GAGTGCTCTTCAGTATAGAGGTAATGGGCAGCCACTACTCAGTGAGAGATTACTGTCCGTGCTTCTTCGCTGCGGTCTGTGGAGCCTTTACTTACCGTCTGCTGGCAGTCTGCAGTGGAGAGCAAG AAACAGTGAAAGCCTTGTTTAAGACCCGTTTCCCCACTGAGATCCCATACCAGCCCCCTGAAATACCTTTTTTTGCTTTCCTTGG ACTGCTGTGCGGAGCAGTGAGCTGTGTTTACTTATTCAGCCATCGGTGTATTCTGCGATTTGTCCGGGCAAACAAACTCATCAGCAGGTTTATGGCGACAGA GAAAACATTGTATTCAGGAATTGTAGCGTTCCTCCTGGCCTTAGTGACCTTCCCTCACTCTACAGGATCCTACATGGCTTCCCAG CTTACAATGAGGCAGCTACTTTCCTCCTTGCTAGACAACGCTCAGTGGAACtccatttcccataatgccacACTGCTGGAAGAATCTCAACAGTCGCTTTGGCAGGAATGGAGTCCTCCTGGAAGCAGTGTTTATCAAACCCTTGGCTGCTTTCTACTTCTTAAG CTTTGGCTACTGGTCTTGGCCTGCACCTTGCCTTTGCCTGCCGGCTACTTCATGCCTGTCTTTATTTATG GTGCCGCTTTAGGCCGCTTTCTGGGTGAAGGATTGGCCTATCTGTTCCCAAATGGAATCTCAACAGAGACTCTGAGCGTGATAAACCCAGGGGGCTACGCTTTAGTGG gAGCAGCAGCTTTCGCTGGAGCTGTGACGCACACTCTCTCGCCAGCTCTCTGTGCTCTGGAGCTGACTGGTCAGTCTACTCACGTTGTGCCCATTCTGATAGCCACTCTGATGTCCAATGCAGTGTCGCGCTCAAAGCATCAGCCGTCCTTCTATGATGGCATATCTCTGGTTAAGAAACTACCACACCTGCCGTCTCTCATCAGGGCCTGTCCAAA GCTGTCCTCGGTCCAGATTGGACCCTTCGTGGCACCAGCAGGGGCTGTGCTACAGCGAGGCGAGAAAGTAGCAGGAGTGCAGCATGTTCTGAACAACAGCGCTGAATCCGAGTTCCCTGTAGTGGACACTCACG AATCCTCATCTCTTCTGGGAACAGTGACCAGAGAACAACTGCAGGCCTTTTTGGTTGAAAACCAAAATGAG